One window of Nicotiana tomentosiformis chromosome 11, ASM39032v3, whole genome shotgun sequence genomic DNA carries:
- the LOC104114925 gene encoding proton pump-interactor 1-like, with protein MSQSQGSQPYLSSTPSIACLCLRGSSSDRPTPSSHASDTHASDGDDEVDKFMSLWSGGKPFKDDYERRILTTLDIRQLSQDGRMGNPDEKPLVLPAAQTVLQTEIVERTNAKPLKEDSAPPAQKIHKEKNSKQPKEASSKVIESSTKKYIFDIEEEIHSLEKQPNDMNPKSKEVDEPKLTEMKREDEIAKNKKAMERNKKLAEKAAAKAAIKAQKEAEMKLKENILLILSFFSHFLK; from the exons atgtcgcagtcacagggatcacaACCATATttatcatcgactccatctattgcatgCCTTTGCCTAcgaggcagtagctctgaccggcctacaccgtcttcacatgcctctgatacacatgcttcggatggtgatgacgag GTCGATAAATTTATGTCCCTATGGAGTGGTGGTAAGCCATTTAAGGATGATTATGAGAGGAGAATTTTGACAACACTTGATATTAGGCAGTTGAGCCAAGATGGCAGGATGGGGAACCCCGACGAAAAGCCTCTAGTGTTACCAGCGGCGCAGACTGTTTTACAGACTGAGATTGTTGAAAGAACTAATGCGAAACCATTAAAGGAAGACTCAGCACCTCCTGCTCAGAAAATACATAAAGAGAAGAATAGCAAGCAGCCAAAAGAAGCAAGTAGCAAGGTTATAGAAAGTAGCACGAAAAAGTACATCTTTGATATTGAAGAGGAAATTCATAGTTTAGAAAAACAACCCAACGATATGAATCCCAAGAGCAAGGAAGTTGATGAACCGAAATTGACGGAGATGAAGAGAGAGGATGAGATAGCCAAAAATAAGAAGGCAATGGAGAGGAATAAGAAGTTGGCCGAGAAAGCAGCTGCCAAAGCAGCAATAAAAGCTCAGAAAGAAGCTGAAATGAAGCtcaaggaaaatatccttttaattctatcatttttttctcattttttaaaaTAG